The Salegentibacter mishustinae genome includes a window with the following:
- a CDS encoding universal stress protein encodes MKNLLVAIDRRQDAEQLMTHAINIAKLTDAKIWIMHVTEADPDDFLAREAGPQYVYEKRAKERKNASVEIQKWVEEVKEKYSIDIEGLVISGEVAKSIKKIVDERNIDLVVAGHKKKNLLYGLFAANKKKDLIDDLKIPLLAIPLI; translated from the coding sequence ATGAAGAACTTACTTGTAGCTATAGACAGACGGCAGGATGCAGAACAGCTAATGACGCACGCCATAAACATCGCAAAACTTACCGATGCAAAAATTTGGATCATGCACGTTACCGAGGCAGATCCCGATGATTTTTTAGCGCGCGAAGCAGGACCACAATATGTTTATGAGAAAAGAGCTAAAGAACGTAAGAACGCCAGTGTGGAGATACAAAAATGGGTGGAAGAAGTAAAGGAAAAGTATAGCATAGATATCGAGGGACTTGTAATTAGTGGCGAGGTTGCTAAATCAATTAAAAAAATTGTAGATGAACGTAATATAGACCTCGTTGTAGCAGGACATAAAAAGAAAAATCTGCTTTATGGCCTTTTTGCAGCAAACAAGAAAAAGGACCTTATAGACGACTTAAAAATTCCGTTATTGGCAATTCCTTTAATATAA
- a CDS encoding PepSY-like domain-containing protein produces the protein MKKVILSGFFALCAFGMFAQADTKNLPATAKDFIQQNFSSNTVEGVEENSKWQIWADDKYEVKLSNGIELDFDENGNIIEIDSQKDAIPMSALPSAIATYLKENYPDSQVIGWEKEKKSQEVELLDGTELEFDGQGNFRKID, from the coding sequence ATGAAAAAAGTAATTTTATCAGGATTTTTCGCATTGTGTGCCTTTGGAATGTTTGCACAAGCAGATACAAAGAATTTACCAGCTACCGCTAAGGATTTTATTCAACAGAATTTTTCTTCAAATACTGTGGAAGGGGTTGAAGAAAATAGCAAATGGCAAATCTGGGCAGACGATAAATATGAAGTAAAACTCTCTAACGGAATAGAGTTAGACTTTGACGAGAACGGAAATATAATCGAAATAGACAGTCAAAAAGATGCTATCCCAATGTCGGCATTACCTTCAGCTATCGCTACTTACTTAAAGGAAAATTATCCAGATTCTCAAGTAATTGGATGGGAGAAAGAAAAAAAGAGCCAGGAAGTTGAATTATTAGACGGCACAGAGCTGGAATTTGACGGACAGGGAAATTTTAGAAAAATAGATTAA
- a CDS encoding porin yields MKIQYFFLIFFLLAAGFQGSAQDITESTFGNGIINSVAKDSSFSIKFGARFQALYATDWRDSEFEGFESESSNILIRRARLKFGGFAYSPKLEYKIELGLSNRDIAGASEFTEGAPMYIFDAVLKWNFYENFVLWAGQAKLPGNRERVVSSGDLQLVDRSLLNSRFNIDRDLGIQLHHKTNLGGSVILKEIFALSQGEGRNVVTGNLGGHQYTGRLEVLPFGEFKDYREAALERYQTPKLSVGVTYDYNDDAVKTRSNMGEYMFTENGFHQTDISTFFADFMFKYKALSILGEFAHRDAENPIAREEDGMPTGAIVNTGNSINLQGGYLLDNNIEFVGRFTNVQEDIAGSRFPNQNQYTLGVSKYISNHKLKVQTDISFNDNPEPEMNHIMYRLQIDFHL; encoded by the coding sequence ATGAAAATTCAATATTTCTTTCTTATTTTCTTTTTGCTAGCAGCTGGCTTCCAGGGTAGTGCCCAGGATATTACAGAGAGTACTTTTGGGAATGGGATAATTAATTCGGTAGCAAAAGATAGTTCCTTCAGTATCAAGTTTGGAGCTCGTTTTCAAGCTTTATATGCAACCGATTGGAGAGATTCTGAATTTGAAGGTTTTGAATCTGAAAGTTCAAATATTTTAATTCGCCGTGCCAGGCTAAAATTTGGTGGTTTTGCTTACTCTCCAAAATTAGAGTATAAAATAGAGTTGGGCTTGTCTAACCGCGATATTGCCGGGGCATCAGAATTTACCGAAGGCGCTCCTATGTATATCTTTGACGCTGTTTTAAAATGGAATTTTTATGAAAATTTTGTTTTATGGGCAGGACAGGCAAAATTACCCGGGAACCGTGAGCGTGTGGTTTCTTCAGGCGACCTTCAATTAGTGGACAGATCCCTATTAAATAGTCGCTTTAATATAGACCGGGATCTTGGAATACAGTTGCATCATAAAACTAATCTTGGGGGGAGTGTAATATTGAAAGAAATCTTTGCGCTCTCCCAGGGGGAAGGAAGAAATGTAGTGACAGGTAACTTGGGAGGACATCAGTATACCGGTCGTTTAGAAGTTTTACCATTTGGGGAATTTAAAGATTATCGGGAAGCTGCATTAGAAAGGTATCAGACTCCTAAATTATCTGTTGGGGTTACCTATGATTATAATGATGATGCAGTAAAGACGCGGTCTAATATGGGAGAATATATGTTTACTGAAAATGGATTTCATCAAACCGATATTTCAACTTTCTTCGCCGATTTTATGTTTAAGTATAAAGCCTTATCAATACTTGGAGAATTTGCTCATAGAGATGCAGAAAACCCTATTGCAAGAGAAGAAGATGGAATGCCTACCGGGGCAATTGTAAATACAGGGAATTCTATTAATCTGCAGGGAGGTTATTTATTAGATAATAATATTGAATTTGTTGGAAGATTTACTAATGTTCAGGAGGATATTGCGGGCTCTCGGTTTCCAAATCAAAATCAATATACACTCGGAGTTTCTAAATATATATCAAATCACAAGCTGAAAGTGCAAACAGATATAAGTTTTAACGATAATCCAGAACCCGAAATGAACCATATTATGTACAGGCTGCAAATAGATTTCCATCTATAA
- a CDS encoding LytR/AlgR family response regulator transcription factor, whose product MAQPVQILIVEDEMIIAANISLQLTEMGYEVSGIIPRGEDALTHIKNNLPDIVLLDIQLKGELDGIETAHKMLEIQSNLAIIYLTANADEANFNRAKSTHPYAFISKPFKKLDLQRSIELTISQLQCNIAIEKNGSKTENSTFILKECLFIRHQETMVKVDIKAIRYIEADRNYCRIFSTEKEYLLVTTLKEMDKKLPQRHFFRIHRSYIINLSRIDEIAGTHVVIAKKAIPMAKGMRPELLKKLQTI is encoded by the coding sequence ATGGCCCAACCAGTGCAGATATTAATAGTTGAGGATGAAATGATTATTGCGGCAAACATTTCGCTGCAACTAACAGAGATGGGCTATGAAGTTTCAGGTATTATCCCACGGGGTGAAGATGCTTTGACGCATATAAAGAATAACCTTCCCGATATTGTTTTACTTGATATTCAGCTAAAAGGGGAACTTGATGGAATTGAAACTGCTCACAAAATGTTGGAAATTCAGAGCAACCTGGCTATTATTTATCTTACTGCCAACGCTGATGAAGCCAATTTTAACAGGGCTAAATCAACCCATCCTTATGCTTTTATCTCCAAACCATTTAAGAAACTAGATTTACAGCGAAGTATTGAGCTAACCATAAGTCAGCTACAATGTAATATAGCGATTGAGAAAAATGGCTCTAAAACAGAAAACTCAACCTTTATTTTAAAGGAATGTCTATTTATACGCCACCAGGAAACTATGGTGAAAGTAGATATTAAAGCCATTAGGTATATAGAAGCCGATCGTAACTATTGCCGGATATTTTCTACCGAAAAAGAATATCTTTTAGTTACAACCCTAAAAGAAATGGATAAAAAATTGCCACAAAGGCATTTTTTCAGAATCCATAGATCCTACATTATCAACCTCTCCAGGATAGACGAAATAGCCGGAACACACGTGGTTATTGCTAAAAAAGCAATTCCCATGGCTAAAGGCATGCGACCGGAACTTTTAAAAAAGCTACAAACTATTTAG
- a CDS encoding response regulator transcription factor, with protein sequence MKILIIEDELDMLQNMKDFLEKENFVVETADSVYEAQNKIGVYSYDCILLDINLKDGSGFSLLEDLKKNNIEDGVIIVSARNSLDDKLEGLNLGADDYLAKPFHMSELNARVKAVLRRRQFKGNNKITIGNLSINLDEHEVSIDEKPLNLNRKEFEILLFFTSNQNRLVNKSALAEHVWGDHIDQADSFEFIYSQIKNLRKKLKAADADIEIKAVYGIGYKLVER encoded by the coding sequence ATGAAAATTTTAATTATTGAAGATGAGCTGGATATGCTACAGAATATGAAAGATTTTCTGGAGAAGGAGAATTTTGTAGTAGAAACTGCCGATAGTGTATATGAAGCTCAAAATAAAATAGGGGTGTATTCCTACGATTGCATTTTACTGGATATCAATCTAAAAGATGGAAGCGGATTTAGTCTCTTAGAGGATCTCAAAAAAAATAATATAGAAGATGGGGTAATTATTGTTTCAGCGAGGAATTCTCTGGACGATAAACTTGAAGGACTCAACCTTGGTGCCGACGATTATTTGGCGAAACCCTTTCACATGTCTGAATTGAATGCCCGCGTAAAAGCAGTACTTAGAAGGCGGCAATTTAAAGGAAATAATAAAATTACCATTGGCAACCTCTCTATAAATCTTGATGAGCACGAAGTTAGTATAGATGAAAAACCCCTTAATCTAAACCGAAAGGAGTTTGAAATACTATTGTTTTTTACTTCAAATCAAAACAGGCTGGTTAATAAATCAGCCTTGGCGGAACACGTTTGGGGCGATCATATAGACCAGGCCGATAGTTTTGAATTCATCTATTCCCAAATTAAAAATCTCCGTAAAAAACTAAAAGCTGCTGATGCCGATATAGAAATTAAAGCGGTTTACGGGATTGGCTATAAATTGGTAGAAAGATGA
- a CDS encoding sensor histidine kinase has protein sequence MKLLNYTTSYFAAILLVLLGIWAVIFYLEMLDEIYDSLDDGLDNQKMLVINRAKSDPEIIQRLNFEDGSYTIRPISNKVAMNFRDSYRDTLMYMQNEKDYEPVRLLETVFKKDDEFYKLKIITSMVEEDDLIEDLLFSLVLLYVGLILSIVLLNNLILKKIWNPFYGLLQQLKNFRLEKDQKINTVSSNIEEFNLLNTRIEQMLEKSVSSYNSQKQFIENAAHELQTPLAISINKLELLVENEDLNNQQIELVASVLNNLEGLTRMNNSLLLLSKIENQQFPDEEDVVFNDLIEELKRDYEDLAAHKSIKINIESTSVLKHTMNRGLAKILLSNLLKNAIVHGQKESAIEILISENSFSISNSSNQASLDSDKVFSRFQKNSGSKNSNGIGLAIAQTIAKKYNLQLKYFYSDKHNFQLNFPK, from the coding sequence ATGAAATTATTAAATTATACTACCAGTTATTTTGCTGCCATATTACTAGTACTTCTTGGAATATGGGCCGTAATTTTTTATCTGGAAATGTTAGATGAGATCTATGATAGTCTTGATGATGGGCTAGATAACCAGAAGATGCTGGTTATTAACCGAGCTAAAAGTGATCCTGAAATTATTCAGCGTTTAAATTTTGAAGACGGCAGTTATACAATTAGGCCAATTAGCAATAAAGTGGCGATGAATTTCCGGGATTCTTATCGGGATACGCTTATGTACATGCAAAATGAAAAGGATTATGAGCCCGTTAGATTACTGGAAACCGTGTTTAAAAAAGACGATGAATTCTACAAACTGAAAATCATTACCTCTATGGTAGAGGAAGACGATTTGATAGAGGACTTGTTGTTTTCTCTAGTTTTACTTTACGTAGGTTTGATTTTAAGCATCGTGCTGCTTAATAACCTAATCCTTAAAAAAATATGGAATCCTTTTTATGGACTACTGCAGCAACTTAAAAATTTTAGGCTGGAAAAAGATCAAAAAATCAATACGGTTTCCTCAAATATTGAAGAGTTTAATTTACTCAATACGCGCATAGAACAAATGCTTGAAAAATCTGTTTCAAGTTACAATAGTCAGAAACAATTTATTGAAAATGCGGCACACGAATTACAGACTCCTTTAGCGATTAGTATCAATAAACTGGAATTGCTTGTAGAGAATGAAGATCTCAATAATCAACAAATAGAATTAGTAGCTTCGGTCCTCAATAATTTGGAAGGATTAACCCGAATGAATAATTCTTTACTCTTACTTTCTAAGATAGAAAATCAGCAATTTCCCGATGAAGAAGATGTGGTTTTTAATGATTTAATTGAAGAATTAAAGCGGGATTATGAAGATCTGGCTGCTCATAAAAGCATTAAAATTAATATTGAAAGTACTTCAGTATTAAAACACACGATGAATAGAGGGCTTGCAAAAATTTTACTTTCTAATTTGCTTAAAAATGCGATAGTTCACGGGCAAAAGGAGAGCGCTATTGAAATTTTAATTTCTGAAAATAGCTTCAGCATCAGCAATTCTTCTAATCAGGCTTCGCTGGATTCTGATAAAGTATTTTCCCGATTCCAGAAAAATTCAGGCTCTAAAAATTCCAACGGCATTGGATTAGCTATAGCGCAAACCATTGCCAAAAAATATAATTTGCAGCTTAAATATTTCTATAGTGATAAACACAATTTTCAGCTAAATTTTCCCAAATAA
- a CDS encoding nuclear transport factor 2-like protein, with protein MKELMSLGVAIVIFIAFNQQQTRYTQQSPEIETYKQVLKDYENRNWEAMIAHYSDTAKIMNNVTEEEGKNLTQFLAENKKDASQFSSWDFVDDASEYEMIVNDKGETWVNFWGLWEGTFKTNNKVYQIPTHITAQFVNGKIVREFGYWDISKIIKDTQQADELSSSEERTGN; from the coding sequence ATGAAAGAGTTAATGTCATTAGGAGTTGCAATAGTCATATTTATAGCTTTTAACCAGCAACAAACACGCTACACCCAGCAATCACCCGAAATAGAGACTTACAAACAAGTACTCAAAGATTATGAAAACAGGAATTGGGAAGCTATGATAGCACATTATAGTGATACCGCTAAAATAATGAACAATGTAACGGAAGAAGAAGGAAAAAACCTGACGCAATTCTTAGCTGAAAACAAGAAAGATGCGTCTCAATTTTCTAGCTGGGATTTTGTAGACGATGCTTCAGAATATGAAATGATCGTGAACGATAAGGGCGAAACCTGGGTGAACTTTTGGGGACTTTGGGAGGGTACTTTTAAAACGAATAATAAAGTATATCAAATTCCCACTCATATAACAGCCCAGTTTGTTAACGGGAAAATTGTAAGAGAATTTGGTTACTGGGATATTTCCAAAATAATAAAGGATACCCAGCAGGCAGATGAATTAAGTTCTTCAGAAGAAAGAACAGGGAATTAA